In bacterium, the sequence TGGAGGTTGAGGGCCGCGAAGGTGCCGCCGACCTCGCTGATCCCGCCCAGGTGGTCCACCGCGAAGTAGCAGGGCCCGAAGGCGGGGGACTCGTAGCCCGCCAGCACGAAGCCGTTGGAGGTTCCGCTGAACGGGGCGGTCGGCACGAAGAGACCGGGGCTCGCCGGGGCGTTCTGGCCGCCGCCCAGGGTGAGGCGACCGAGCCCGGTCTCGCCCCAGCTCAGGGTCTTGGAGAGCGCGGCGTAGGTCATCGCGAGGCTGCGGTCGGGGGTGAAGAGGGCTTGCTGCATGGTGCCGACGGCGACGCTGGGGACTGCGCCCTGTTCGCTCAGCAGCTGGAGCTTGGCGTTGAAATGTAGCTTGATGGGCGGCGTCTGGCCGACGAAGCTCGCGGCGTCGCAGCCGACCTCGAGCCCGCCGAAGCTTAGCCCGCTCACGCCGTAGGGAAGGCTCGGCAACAGGCCCACGTTGACCCCTTGCCACGCGACGGGGTTGCCCCCGTAGAGGCCCGTCGACATCAAGAAGGTGGCCTGTCCCTGCCCCTTGGCGTCGCCCGAGGGGGCGAAGACGACGGCGTTGGGGTAGGCGTGCGCCGCGCCGGCACCGAGTGTGGTGGCGATCGCGGCGGCCAGGGTGGCGGCGCGCAGGAGGGAAGTGCGCATTGAAGAGGCTCCTTTGACACGGGTGAAGGCATGTCGTTTATAGCCAGCGAGTAAGGCTGCGACCAGGGACAAAAGTCCCGGTTTGGGCGGGGGGAGGGCCCCCGGCGCGTAAAGATTTAGCATCCAAGCCTTCGAGGGTGCTCGCTTGCCGTCGTGGTGCGGATCTCGCTAGAATGGACGGACCCCCAGCAGAAGGGTCCCTGAACGCAGGAAAGGAAGCCGCCATGTCGACGGAGGCCGTCCAGGCCGAGATCGAGCGCCTGTCGCGTGAGATCGACGAGCATAACTATCGCTACAACGTGCTTAACCAGCCGATTATCAGCGACGCGGAGTTCGATCGGCTCTTCCGGCGCCTGCAGGAACTCGAGGCGGCGCACCCCGCGTTCGCCCTCCCCGACTCGCCGACCCAGCGGGTCGGCGCCCCCATCCAGACCGGCTTTGCGAGCGTCACCCACCGGGTGCCCATGCTCTCCTTGGCCAACGCCTTCGACGACGCGGAGCTCACGGCCTGGGATACGCGCCTGCACAAGCTCCTGGAGCGCGAGGGGGATCTGGCCTTCACCCTCGAGCCCAAGATCGACGGGCTCGCCGTCTCCTTGATCTACGAGCGCGGACGCCTGGTGCGGGCCTCCACCCGCGGCGACGGGGTCACGGGCGAGGACGTCACCGCCAACATCCGCACGATCCGCGACATCCCCTGGGATCTGCCTCCCTACGCCTCGGACCACCCCATCGAGGTGCGCGGCGAGGTCTACATGGCCAAGGCCGACTTCGAGGAGATGAACGCCGAGCGCGCCGCCCAGGGCGAGAGCCTCTTCGCCAACCCCCGCAACGCGGCCTCGGGCGCTTTGCGCCAGCTCGACCCCCGCATCACGGCCAAGCGCCCCCTGCGCTTCTTCGCCTACGCCACCCTCGGCCTGGAGGGGATCACCACCCAGTACGGCGCCCTTGAGCAGACCGGTCGCCTGGGCTTCCCGGTGTACGAGGGCATTCGCCTGGTCAACGGCCTGGAGGCCGTGATCAAGGCCTACCGCGACTTCGGGGCCGAGCGTGATGCCCTGCCCTTCGAGATCGACGGGGTGGTCATCAAGCTCAACAGCCTCGCCGACCAGGAGCGGTTGGGGGCGGTCGGGCGCGAGCCCCGCTGGGCGATCGCCTACAAGTTCCCCGCCATTCAGGCCACCACGCGCCTCGTGGACATCGAGATCCAGGTGGGCCGCACCGGCACCCTGACCCCGGTCGCGCACCTGGTGCCGGTCGAGATCGGCGGGGTCACCGTCAGCCGCGCCACCCTCCACAACGAGGACGAGATCCGGCGCAAGGACCTGCTCATCGGCGACTGGGTCGTGGTGCAGCGCGCTGGCGACGTGATCCCCCAGATCGTCAAGTCGATCCCCGAGCGGCGCGACGGCACCGAGCGCGACTTCGAGATGCCCAGCCACTGCCCGGTCTGCGGCTCGCTCACGGTCCGCCTCGAGGGCGAGGTCGCCCGCTACTGCACCGGCGGCCTGAAGTGCCCCGCCCAGGTGGTCGAGAGCATCAAGCACTTCGCCAGCCGCCGGGCCATGGACATCGAAGGGCTCGGCATCAAGGTGGCCGAGACCCTGGTCGAGCACGGCCTGGTCAAGGACGTGGCGGACGTCTACTACCTGACGCGCGAGCAGCTCCTCTCGCTGGAGCGCTTCGCCGAGAAGAGCGCGGACAACCTGCTTGCGGCCCTCGATTCGAGCAAGCAGCAGCCTCTCGAGCGCTTGATCTTCGCGCTCGGCATCCACGAGATCGGCGAGCAGACCGCGCGCCTCTTGGCCCGGCGCTACCGCTCGATCGAGCGCCTTTCGCAGGCGACCGCCCAAGAGCTGCAGGCCATCCCGACCATCGGCCCCAGCCTCAGCGAGAGCCTGGTGGACTTCTTCGCCGAGGCCCACAACCAGGAAGTCCTCGCCAAGCTGCGCGCGGCCGGCGTGGTGATGGAGCTCGAAGGCGAGGCGGACGTGCCCGTGGTGGGGCCCCTTGCAGGCAAGACCTTCGTCTTCACGGGCAAGCTGGACCGCATGAGCCGTCCCGACGCGGAGGCCCTGGTCCTGAGGCTCGGTGGGGCGGCCGGCAGCAGCGTCACCAAGAAGACCGACTACCTGGTGGCGGGCGCCGACGCGGGCTCCAAGCTCGAAAAGGCCAACAAGCTCGGCATACAGGTCCTCAGCGAGGACGAGTTCCACGACATGGTCGAGGCCCTGACCGTCGAAGCATGACGCGGCGCCCCCGGGAAGCAACCAGGCTTCCCGGGGGCGCAACCGTTAGGGGACGCTTCCGACGTAAGAGCCGCAGGCGCTAGTCCTGGCCGAGGGACTTCTTGCCGGCGTTGATCAGCTCGCGGACCTTGTTGCCGCCCTTCTTGCCGATCTCGGAGTAGAACTGGGGGCCGTATTTCTGCTTGGTGGTATTACCCCCCTTGCGACCCCCGATCTGACCGCCCTTGTGGCCGATCTCGGCGTAGAACTCGGGGCCGTACTCTTCTTTGACCTTGTTGCCGCCCAAGCGCCCGGCCTCGCGGGTGGTCATGTCCCCTTTTCCCTTGCTTGGGGCCTTTCTTGCCATCGTTGCCCTCCTTTACGAAACTTCACCGGCAGTCTATGAAGCGAGAGGGGGGGCTGTCAATCGTCGCTAGGCTCCTTCGCGCGGGGGACGTGGCCCGTGCCACGGGATCTCGGCCGGTTCGCCCAAGAGAAATTTGGCGCTCTGGAATGGGCCTCCCCGCTTCGGGGGTGCTACCGTGGGCCAGGGCCGCGGCCTTCTGGTGGGGGCGCGAGACCCGGCAAGACCCCGTGAGACCCTGTGAGACCAAGCGAGGACACGCATGGCGGGATCAGCGCGCGCCGCGGCGCACCTCAAGCGATGGCTTTTTGGGGCGGCCGTGCTGCTCTTCGTCGCAGCCCCCACCCCGTCGGTGGCGGCGAAGCCGGCCCCGCCGCCCCAGCCGCCCGCGAACTTCGTCGCCCTGGTCAACCGGGTCAGCCCCGCGGTCGTCAACATCGACGTGGAGCAGCAGGTTCGCAGGCGCTTTCCCGACTGGTTCGGGACCGGCGAGGGCGCGACCACCCGCATCAAGCGCGGGGTCGGCTCGGGCTTCTTGATCTCATCCGACGGCCTCATCGTCACCAACAACCACGTGGTGCAGGGCCAGAGCAAGCTGGTGGTCACCCTGTGGGGCGGTCGTACGCTTCCCGGCCGACTCCTCGGCAGCGATCCGCTCACGGATCTGGCCCTGGTCAAGATCGAGGGCCGGGGCCTGCCCTCGCTGCCGCTGGGCAACTCGGATCGGGCCCAGGTCGGCGAGTGGGTGCTCGCCCTCGGCAGCCCGCTCGGTCTCCGACGCACCGTCACGTCGGGCATCGTCAGCAGCACCAACCGCGAGGTCTCGATCAACGAGCGCCTCGGCTTCATCCAGACCGATGCGGCCATCAACCCGGGCAACTCGGGGGGGCCCCTCGTCAACATGGCGGGCCAGGTGATCGGCATCAACGCGGTGATCGCGGCCGAGGCCCAGGGCATCGGCTTCGCCATCCCGGTCAACGCCCTCAAGCTCATCCTCGACGACCTGCGCACCAAGGGCCGGGTGGAGCGGGCCTGGCTCGGCATCAGCTTCGCGGGGATCACCCCCGACCTGATCGAGCAGTTCCCCGAGCTGAGGGGGAAGGAGGGCCTGGTGGTGGCTCGGGTCGCGGCCGGCAGCCCCGCCCAGCGCGCCGGCCTGAAGCCCGAGGACGTGATCGTGGCCTTCGAGGGCAAGAAGGTGACGGCCGCTCGCGACCTGATCGCGGATATGGCCCGCCACAAGCCGGGCGATCGCGTCACCCTGACCGTCCAGCGCGGCAAGCGCCGCCAGGAGGTCACCCTGACGCTCGGGACCATGCCCGAGCGCGAGGCCCAGCCCGCCGCCCCCGACGAGGAGCCCTGATCGCGTCCCTTTGCGCCTGCGACCCGCTTGCCGAGCTTCTCTCTTGACCCTCGAAGGGGCTTTCCCTAGACTCGGGGCGCTTCGCGCGAAAGAGCTGGAAGGGGCGAGCGATGGAAGAGGGAGCTGGCAAGCTCTGGTGGTACCTGGCGGTGCTCGTGCTGGTCTGGATCGGCTTCATGTTCTTCTTCCCGACCGGCAGCCCGAAGGCCGAGCTCGCCTATTCGGCCTTCCGCGCCCAGGTGGAGGCGGGGAACGTCACCCAGGTGACCCTGCAGGGCCACAAGGCCGAGGGTGATTTCGCCCAGCCCGTGACCGTGACGCAGGACGGCAAGCGCGCGCCCTATCGCCAGTTCGTCACCCAGCTGCCCCCCATCGACGACCCGCGCCTCTTGCCCATGCTCGAGGCCAAGGGCGTCCAGGTCGCCGCCAAGCCCGAGGCGAGCCGGTGGTGGCTGGACCTCCTGCTGGTGGCGGCTCCGATTCTCCTGCTGTTCGTGATCCTGGGGCGGATGGGCGCGGGGGGCGCGGGCCAGCAGACGGCCTTCACCTTCGGTCAGAGCAAGGCCAAGCTCTACACCACCGAGCGCCCCAAGGTCACCTTCGCCGACGTGGCGGGCGAGGACGAGGCCAAGAAGGAGCTGGTCGAGGTGGTCCAGTTCCTCAAGGAGCCCGCCAAGTTCCGGAAGCTGGGGGCCAAAATTCCGAAGGGGGTCCTGTTGGTCGGGCCGCCCGGCACGGGCAAGACTCTCTTGGCCCGCGCGGTGGCGGGGGAGGCGGGGGTGCCGTTCTTCTCCATCTCGGGCACTGAGTTCGTCGAGATGTTCGTGGGGGTGGGCGCCAGCCGGGTCCGCGACCTCTTCGAGAAGGCCAAGAGCCGCGCGCCGGCCATCATCTTCATGGACGAGATCGACTCGGTGGGTCGTCGGCGCGGGGTGGGGATCGGCAACGTCAACGACGAGCGCGAGCAGACCCTCAACCAGCTCTTGGCCGAGATGGACGGCTTCGACCCCCACCAAGAGGTCATCGTCATCGCCGCCACCAACCGCCCCGACGTGCTGGACCCGGCCCTGCTCAGGCCCGGTCGCTTCGATCGAAGGGTGGTGGTGGGCCTGCCGGATCGGGCCGGGCGCGAGGCGATCCTCGGGATCCACGCGGCCAAGGTGCCGCTCTCGCCCGACGTGAAGCTGCTCGAGATCGCCTGGGAGACGCCGGGCTTCTCGGGGGCGGACCTGGCGAATCTCGTGAACGAGGCGGCGCTCGCGGCGGCGACCAAGGGCGAGCAGACGGTCTCGGCCGCTGACTTCGAGGAGGCCAAGGACAAGATCATCATGGGGGTGCGCCGCAACACCATGCTCGACCCCAAGGAGCGGCGTCTGGTCGCCTGCCACGAGGCGGGTCACGCCCTGGTCGCTCACCTCTTGCCCAACGCCGATCCCTTGCACAAGGTGACCATCG encodes:
- the ligA gene encoding NAD-dependent DNA ligase LigA; translation: MSTEAVQAEIERLSREIDEHNYRYNVLNQPIISDAEFDRLFRRLQELEAAHPAFALPDSPTQRVGAPIQTGFASVTHRVPMLSLANAFDDAELTAWDTRLHKLLEREGDLAFTLEPKIDGLAVSLIYERGRLVRASTRGDGVTGEDVTANIRTIRDIPWDLPPYASDHPIEVRGEVYMAKADFEEMNAERAAQGESLFANPRNAASGALRQLDPRITAKRPLRFFAYATLGLEGITTQYGALEQTGRLGFPVYEGIRLVNGLEAVIKAYRDFGAERDALPFEIDGVVIKLNSLADQERLGAVGREPRWAIAYKFPAIQATTRLVDIEIQVGRTGTLTPVAHLVPVEIGGVTVSRATLHNEDEIRRKDLLIGDWVVVQRAGDVIPQIVKSIPERRDGTERDFEMPSHCPVCGSLTVRLEGEVARYCTGGLKCPAQVVESIKHFASRRAMDIEGLGIKVAETLVEHGLVKDVADVYYLTREQLLSLERFAEKSADNLLAALDSSKQQPLERLIFALGIHEIGEQTARLLARRYRSIERLSQATAQELQAIPTIGPSLSESLVDFFAEAHNQEVLAKLRAAGVVMELEGEADVPVVGPLAGKTFVFTGKLDRMSRPDAEALVLRLGGAAGSSVTKKTDYLVAGADAGSKLEKANKLGIQVLSEDEFHDMVEALTVEA
- the ftsH gene encoding ATP-dependent zinc metalloprotease FtsH, coding for MEEGAGKLWWYLAVLVLVWIGFMFFFPTGSPKAELAYSAFRAQVEAGNVTQVTLQGHKAEGDFAQPVTVTQDGKRAPYRQFVTQLPPIDDPRLLPMLEAKGVQVAAKPEASRWWLDLLLVAAPILLLFVILGRMGAGGAGQQTAFTFGQSKAKLYTTERPKVTFADVAGEDEAKKELVEVVQFLKEPAKFRKLGAKIPKGVLLVGPPGTGKTLLARAVAGEAGVPFFSISGTEFVEMFVGVGASRVRDLFEKAKSRAPAIIFMDEIDSVGRRRGVGIGNVNDEREQTLNQLLAEMDGFDPHQEVIVIAATNRPDVLDPALLRPGRFDRRVVVGLPDRAGREAILGIHAAKVPLSPDVKLLEIAWETPGFSGADLANLVNEAALAAATKGEQTVSAADFEEAKDKIIMGVRRNTMLDPKERRLVACHEAGHALVAHLLPNADPLHKVTIVPHGHALGVTQMLPQDEKYSFPRAYLLDKMTVQLGGRAAEELVFGEVTTGAENDLLEMTKLARRMVLRWGMGTGLGPQAYDLEADNAYLGLEAPVGEKPYSEATASMIDQEVRRLTTEAYDRAKALLASNRDKLDRLAETLLAEEVLDAHQIETLVGAKVGPA
- a CDS encoding trypsin-like peptidase domain-containing protein, with amino-acid sequence MAGSARAAAHLKRWLFGAAVLLFVAAPTPSVAAKPAPPPQPPANFVALVNRVSPAVVNIDVEQQVRRRFPDWFGTGEGATTRIKRGVGSGFLISSDGLIVTNNHVVQGQSKLVVTLWGGRTLPGRLLGSDPLTDLALVKIEGRGLPSLPLGNSDRAQVGEWVLALGSPLGLRRTVTSGIVSSTNREVSINERLGFIQTDAAINPGNSGGPLVNMAGQVIGINAVIAAEAQGIGFAIPVNALKLILDDLRTKGRVERAWLGISFAGITPDLIEQFPELRGKEGLVVARVAAGSPAQRAGLKPEDVIVAFEGKKVTAARDLIADMARHKPGDRVTLTVQRGKRRQEVTLTLGTMPEREAQPAAPDEEP